In Helicobacter colisuis, the DNA window GGCATTCCAAAAACTACACAACTACTTTCATCTTGTGCAATCGTGTAAGCTCCATTGTCATAAAGTTCTTTAATTCCAATGCTACCATCATCGCCCATTCCTGTCATAATAATTGCCAAAGCATTTTTACCAACAACATTATTAACACTGCGAAACATCACATCTACACTTGGTTTATGGCGAGAAATCCTCTCTCCATCAACACTTTTGATAAAATAATCATTGCCTACCTTATCCAAAAGCAAATGTTTTCCACCCGGTGCAAGGTAAGCACAAGAATTATGCAAATGCATTTTTTCATTTGCTTCAAAAACATCAATTACCGCAAGGCGATTAAGACGATTAGCAAAGGAAGTTGAAAAGCCTTCGGGAATATGCTGAGTAATAACAATGGGTGGTAAATTAGGCGGAAGTATTTGAATAATCTTAGAAATCGCTTCCACCCCGCCCGTGCTTGCCCCAATAGCAATAAGCTTTTTCCCTTCGCTCCTGCAAGGATTAGACTTTAAGATTAAATCGGGATGATATTTTTCATTATGATTAATCACATTAGTCCTTTATTTTAATAAAGGTATTCTGCCCTAAACGATCAACTTTAGAAGCCAATCCTAAAATACTTTCAGAATGACCCAAATAAAGAGTTCCACCAACTTTCAAACAATTAAAAAGCTTTTGCAAAATCTCCTCTTGATCGCTCACTTTAAAATAAATCAAAACATTACGACAAAAAATAATATCAAATTCATTTTTCCCAAAAGGATAAGTCTTGGCATACAAATTATGTTGTTTAAATTTAATAATATTTTTTAAGCTTGACTTAGCGTCCATTAAGATTTCTCTTTGACTTTTTGGCGTCATATCAAAAAAATCTTTTAACTCCAACCAAGTTGGAAGTGGATTTAAAAAAGTATCCACGATATATTTACCTCTTTTAGCAAACTCCAAAACTGAAGTATCAATATCTGTAGCTAATAAACTTATAGGGGTTTTGGAATGATAAATTTCTTTTGCATAAAGCAAAGTTGCAGCAATAGAATAAGGCTCTTCTCCAGTAGAGCTTGCCGAGCAATACACCTTAATAGGTTCACTTTCTTTGAATCGATGGGGCAAGATTCGATTAATCATATCCAAAAAATGGAACCCCTCGCGAAAAAAATCTGTTTTGTTAGTGGTAAAACTATTGATAAATTCCTGCTTAAATCGCCCACTCTTAAGCTGTATAAAAAAATTATCAAAATCATCTATTCCTAAATCACGCGCCAATTTATCAAGGCGATTTTTTATTGTAGAATCTTTATTACTTGGCAAATAAATCCCAGCCATCTCATAGATTAAATCTCGTGCTTTATCGATTTCATTGCTACTGATGAGTGGCAAGTTTCTTACCTTTTAAATAATTTTCTTTCCACTTAGCTATGCTTAAAGTATCAACCACTTGCCCTATGGCATTATATTGTTCATAATAATCTCTCACAAAAGCACATACCTCTTTCCTTAAGGGCATAAAATACCCCTCTTTATCCTTTAGAGCATACCTTGAGAGAAACTCTAGCGCATCTGCTTTATTTAAATAAATCTCAATAAGCTCATCGTAAGTTTGCAAATACTTTTCAATCAATTGTGGTATTTTTTCCTCACGAATCTCTAAAGCCACCGATTCAAAATTTCCAACATATTCCAAGATTCCAGCGCTAAAGAGAATATCGAGGTGTATCAATCCCTCACAATAATAAGGTAACACTTCACCCTCTTTTTTCCAAGCCATTAACCCAACAGCCCTTGAAATAGTATTAAACACAAGTTCTTTTAGTAATGGTTGATTCTTAGCAACAAAATAATAGGCTAAACCACCCATTGTAGCTTTAAACTCTTCAATATTCTTAAATTGACCACTTCTATTAATTTGCAATTCACTATCCAAGCTAACCCACAAAATATGTCCAAACTCATGTCCTATAGTAGAAATCTCATAAACTTTATACCAATCTTCTTTGCGATAATAAAGCATCTCGCGATTAAAATCCAAAAACTCTTCAGGAAAAGTTTTACGGCTTAAAAGCATAAAAGGCTTAGCACAAGAAATCTCCCATACTCTATCTGGAAAATAAAAAATCTTTTTGCCATATTTAGAGCTCACACTCTCATCATTTGGCACAACTTGCGCACTAAACAAACCATTTAGCTCTGCACCATAAAACAACAAAGGCTGTCCGCCATAACTTTGTGTTTTTACTAAAGATTCTTGAACGCAAAAATCAATTTCTTCTTTATATGGAGTTTGTGGCATTTTTGCTGTATATTGAGAATAAAATTCCACAAAAGCCTCTTTATTAACTTCACTAGTAGAATCCAAATCAAGTAAATCTTTTCCCTCATAGATTCTAGCAATTCTTAAATCCCACTCTGGCGCCACTGCTCTTCTATAATGATCTTCATAATACTCCAAAGGATGCCCCACTTGCAATGGCGTTGTGATTTTCATCCAAGCCCTATCCACATCACGCCAAGATTCTAAAAGTTTTGCGGTATCTTTTTCCATCAAAGCTTTTTGCAGTGTTTTAAAATATGCAAGATAAGAATCTTTTTGTTCAAATTTTGGGCAAACTTCAGGAATGAGCTCAAGACTTAAAAGCATTTTTTCAAAAGTAGTTTGAAATAACTCAAAATCCTCTTTAAAAAAATCTGCATAAGCGATGGCTTGATACGCATTTTCTTTTAATACAGGCACCGAGTAGCTTCTATCGCTTACTTCGCCATTTTGTGAAACTTCCTCAGCGCTCTTTAAAGCCTCAAGAATACTAGGCAAATTATCATTGAATTTTTGACTCAAATCTTTATTGATTCCTAAAATTAGTTTTTCTTGCCAATTTGCAAAAAAACTATTAAAAACCAAACCCACTTGATGAACGCTTACTAATAATTCTCGTAAAAAAGGTGTTAAAAGATTCTCATTTCTAACAAATTCCAAAAGTTTTTGATGTTTTTTTACATAAAAATTTTCTGTGATATGCAACATTAAGGCACGAACTTCTAAAATATCCTCTTCCTTGAATTGAAGTTTATTTAAAATATTTAACAAAGCGCCTTCTTTTAGGGCTACAACTCTATCAATAAGCGCTAACAAAACTTCTTGATTATTGGGCAGTTTTTCAAAAACTGGTTTTAGAAATTCTGGAACATTACTTTTAATATTTTCATACAAAGCATTAGTTTTTTTATTTTCTTCCTCTAAATAGCGATAAAGCCTAGCAATATCTAAAAGAATCTTATTCTCCATCTTGCTCTCTTTTATGATTCTTAACCACTTCATAAGCTGCATTGATTTTTTGTAGTTTTTCGGTGTAGGTTTTAATAATTGATTCTTCTAATCCCTTATGGTGCAAAATATCAGGATGATATTGACGCACTAAATCCTTATAAGCCCTTTTGATAGTCTCCATATCTGAATCTTCGCTAACACCCAAAGTAGCACAAGCTTCTTTATAGTCTTGATATGCCATTTCCCTAGAATAAAATTCTACAAAAGAATCATACAAAGCATTAAAATCATCATTTTGAATTTCCAAGTAAGCAGCAACATCTAAAATAACCTCACGCTCTTTTTCACCTAAAACCCTATCAGCATAAGCCAAACTCAACAAATATTCTACAAGTTTCAAACGAGTTTTATATTGCCCCTTGGTAAGTTCTGCATAAGCCAAACTCAATGTTTCAACATCTTCTGTGGTATTTCTAAAAATAGTATGCAGAATCTCTAAAATCTCTTGCTTTTGGTTCATTGCGCTTTGCAAAAGAATTGCTTGAGCAATATCTTCAATTGTGCTTTCCATTAACTCTTCTTCTAATTCACAAATCTTTCCATCGCTTTGTGCTAATTTAGACATCAAGCTAACCATAATCCCATATTCGCTTTTTTTAATCTTTTCTTCTTTACTTAAAGCTTTATAGGGATCTTCATAATTTTGGAACTCTTCCTTAAAATTATAGTTAGAATCTTGTATTTGTGGGCGCTTATGAGGATTGGATAAATAATCTTTAAAATTAATAAACGCAACTGCAATAATAACAATAGTAATTAATAATAAAATTTCCATTTTACCCCTTAAAAATTATTTAAAAAATCCTTTTAGTTTCCCCATTATTCCTTCAGCAGCTAAGAATCCTAATTCTTGTAATTTAGCTTTAATTTCTTTAATCCCTTCTTCATTAGCTTCAACTTCTACGCTTTGAGAGGGGATATCAACTTTTAAGCTAGGATATTTTTGTCCTAAAGATTCTTGAATCTTATTAACGCAACCTTGACATT includes these proteins:
- a CDS encoding CheR family methyltransferase, which codes for MPLISSNEIDKARDLIYEMAGIYLPSNKDSTIKNRLDKLARDLGIDDFDNFFIQLKSGRFKQEFINSFTTNKTDFFREGFHFLDMINRILPHRFKESEPIKVYCSASSTGEEPYSIAATLLYAKEIYHSKTPISLLATDIDTSVLEFAKRGKYIVDTFLNPLPTWLELKDFFDMTPKSQREILMDAKSSLKNIIKFKQHNLYAKTYPFGKNEFDIIFCRNVLIYFKVSDQEEILQKLFNCLKVGGTLYLGHSESILGLASKVDRLGQNTFIKIKD
- a CDS encoding DnaJ domain-containing protein translates to MEILLLITIVIIAVAFINFKDYLSNPHKRPQIQDSNYNFKEEFQNYEDPYKALSKEEKIKKSEYGIMVSLMSKLAQSDGKICELEEELMESTIEDIAQAILLQSAMNQKQEILEILHTIFRNTTEDVETLSLAYAELTKGQYKTRLKLVEYLLSLAYADRVLGEKEREVILDVAAYLEIQNDDFNALYDSFVEFYSREMAYQDYKEACATLGVSEDSDMETIKRAYKDLVRQYHPDILHHKGLEESIIKTYTEKLQKINAAYEVVKNHKREQDGE
- a CDS encoding CheB methylesterase domain-containing protein, which translates into the protein MINHNEKYHPDLILKSNPCRSEGKKLIAIGASTGGVEAISKIIQILPPNLPPIVITQHIPEGFSTSFANRLNRLAVIDVFEANEKMHLHNSCAYLAPGGKHLLLDKVGNDYFIKSVDGERISRHKPSVDVMFRSVNNVVGKNALAIIMTGMGDDGSIGIKELYDNGAYTIAQDESSCVVFGMPKQAIARGAVCEVVSLDEIPERIIQFSQGNLKRGK
- a CDS encoding cation transporter, with the translated sequence MKIQCINIKCQGCVNKIQESLGQKYPSLKVDIPSQSVEVEANEEGIKEIKAKLQELGFLAAEGIMGKLKGFFK
- the ciaB gene encoding invasion protein CiaB translates to MENKILLDIARLYRYLEEENKKTNALYENIKSNVPEFLKPVFEKLPNNQEVLLALIDRVVALKEGALLNILNKLQFKEEDILEVRALMLHITENFYVKKHQKLLEFVRNENLLTPFLRELLVSVHQVGLVFNSFFANWQEKLILGINKDLSQKFNDNLPSILEALKSAEEVSQNGEVSDRSYSVPVLKENAYQAIAYADFFKEDFELFQTTFEKMLLSLELIPEVCPKFEQKDSYLAYFKTLQKALMEKDTAKLLESWRDVDRAWMKITTPLQVGHPLEYYEDHYRRAVAPEWDLRIARIYEGKDLLDLDSTSEVNKEAFVEFYSQYTAKMPQTPYKEEIDFCVQESLVKTQSYGGQPLLFYGAELNGLFSAQVVPNDESVSSKYGKKIFYFPDRVWEISCAKPFMLLSRKTFPEEFLDFNREMLYYRKEDWYKVYEISTIGHEFGHILWVSLDSELQINRSGQFKNIEEFKATMGGLAYYFVAKNQPLLKELVFNTISRAVGLMAWKKEGEVLPYYCEGLIHLDILFSAGILEYVGNFESVALEIREEKIPQLIEKYLQTYDELIEIYLNKADALEFLSRYALKDKEGYFMPLRKEVCAFVRDYYEQYNAIGQVVDTLSIAKWKENYLKGKKLATHQ